In Glycine max cultivar Williams 82 chromosome 15, Glycine_max_v4.0, whole genome shotgun sequence, the DNA window AAGCAAGTATAATCAATTTTCACATGAAGAGGCAAGGATAACATATTGAAAGATGTCAGCCTTCAATTAATAGACCAGAAGTACCACAATGTTCGTATAAAATATACCTTAAAAGATGTGGATCTAGACTGGTCTTCTGTAGGCTGAACAACCATATGGGCCATTGGAGCATTTCCAACAAAATATGTGTTAGAAAGATCTCCTAAGACTGATTTCAATGCAGATTCTGCACACTGCAAAATTTCAAAAGTTAACatggaaaagaaggaaagaaataagAGGAAAGCCATATAATAATGTTACAACTTAACCTTGCGCATGGTGTCCTCAGATTCATAAACTTTCTCAGGAAAATGCCACACAGGCTTCCCGCTTGGAGCACCATATGCATTACCATAGAGGAGAAGGTAGAGTCTTCTATCAAGAGCTCTTTGTAATGACCTACGTAGACAAGTAGTAACAAGTAAGTATATGCAATCACGCAGCAAATATGTCTGAAAGCAAATTCGtttctttaaaataatgaaaaataacagGGATAAGCCTAGGTAAGTTTCTCTATCTCCTCAAAGCATTTAAGTTATATTTAGTTTTGACTCTGTTACCTAAGTCACAGAATGAGCATTGGTCCTTGCCCTAGCACAAGCGTATTTCTCAGTTTGAACTAATAACAGCTGCTGTATAACATTACTAGGAAGGCTTTCATAAAGACTAAAGATGAGTACAACCTAAATATCCAAATGCAAGCTTGCATAAACATTATATAATCATCAATTTGTCAAAGCTAAATTCATTCAATCACCAAATAAGGCAGGCaaggaaataaaaatggaaTCTAAATTCTAAATAGCCCTTGCTAATTAATATACTACAATCATACGTAACTAAACACCATGCTACAGAAAATAGACATTTGTCTACTTCCAAGGAAGATGAGGTGAAGATAAGAGCTAAGTTGATATTTCATATGAGAAATCCCAAGTATTGGTATGATGGCCTCTCTTGCATAGCATTCATTTTCCTTCACATATTCCAGAAATTGAAACAAAGCATTTTCTTACTGTAAATTAAAATGTGGTCAGTCTACTCAAATTGGTGCATACCTTCGATCATTGTTTTTGTCAGCTTCAGTGACTCTTGGTGCTGGCACATAGTCAATCTGATAATCACCTTTACCCCTGgaagtaatatatttttcatgagAATATATGATAAGAAGGGACCATCTGTATTGCCAGCTGTGATAACTCTTAAGCATATCAATGCATGCATTAGgaaaaagagaatgaaagagggggaaaaaatatgaaacattTTTGTCATTGCATCATAATTACAGTCAGTGAGTCAAATATAGCAAAAcaagttaaataattattggtGGTATCACTAACTTTATAGGGATTGTTGAGATCCTACATCAACTAACGATATGGCCAGTGTAGTCATTATAAGGCTTGGGCAATCCTCGCCTAACAAGCTAGTTTTGTGACATTGAGTTAGACCCTAagcctaaattttaaaatggtgTTTGAGTCTATCCTAGATCTGTTATTGGGTTACACCCATATTTGTCCGTGCTTTAGGTGTCTATTAATAGGTGTGACGGAGAGGGTATTGTTATTAGGGCACCCACATTTATCCACAACGCTCCAAATGTTCAGTCCTAAGCATGAAGAATATATTGAGATCCTAAATCAACTAGAGATATTGTCAATATAGTCATCATAAAACTTGGGCAGTCCTCATCTTACAAGCCAAAATTGTGGGGTTGAGTTATGTCCTTAGCCCAAATTTAAGCATACTAATACTAGAACATAATACTAATTAAACAAGGAAACAATCCTAACTTGAGATAATAAGGAAATCTGGAAATCAGACCTAAGAGATAATATAAATACTCAAAGATATAATAAAGATATTCTTGAATACTTTTCATTTAATCTAACAATTAGTTTTTGACTTCTGTTTAGCTATCTATTGGCTTTTTAATTCCCCTGTTATGCATAATAGTTTTGATATTTCGCTGGTCTTGAGGAAGGAGGGAATGAATTTTTCAGTTAAATTAGTTTGTAGGTCCCcatactattacaaaatttttaattaggtccttatactttattttttttaattgagtccctatattaattttcaatttgtaaTTATGTCCCTATGTTAATTTTCCGTGAAGAATCTGTTAGACTTGACGGAATATTcatcatacacacacacacacacacatagatgTCATGTGTTATTCCATATCAGCCCAAATGGTGTTACTGTTACAGatggaatttttaaatttttttatctgccTGCCTCAACACCCCTTGTTTTTCATTCCCAACCATTCATTATCTCCCAAACCGTAACTCAACCCTAAAATGTGGATTTCGTATCTCCCAGACCGTAACCCCAACCATGTTGTGTGattaattcttaatttgtttGTAATGTTATTCGCACCTCCTTAATCACCTTTGTAGCAGTTTGTGGTTTAGGGTTCGCACCTCTGTAATCTACTCAGGTGTATTGGTTTAAGGTTCGCATCTACGTGTGTGTATATGATGGAATATTCCATCAAGTCTTACAGATTCCTCACAAGTTAGCATAGGGACCtgattacaaatttaaaattaatatagggacccaattaaaaaaaaataaagtataggGGTCTAATTAAACTTTTTGTAATAATATGGGGACCTACAGGCTAATTTAACCGAATTTTTTTACAGTACAGCTAATTAGCAATATACTCAATTTTCACTTCCATTTTCTATTGAATATATAGATAAATGCCTCCCTTGCATCCATTTGAGAGAATTCACATAAAATAGAACTTTAAcagaaaaaacaattttcaacTCTCATGAAacttacaaatatattttttgtatatacTATTAAAGTGCCATCTAATGATCTCTCTCTTTcaaattaagtttaaataaccaaaaaattaaaactatagaCATAGTCTTGTCACTTGTGAACTTATACCTAGCATCAGATTTGTCTAGAAATTCATCAGGATATCTGCGTTGATATTGTTGTCGCCATCGAAACCTAACCATACAAACcccagaaaaaatataaaaaaagataaagttagTATAACAATCACTGCTAAAACAGGTTCTTCAAGTTTACTAAGCAAAGTAGCAAACCACAACAAAGCCATTCGacaaagaaatattaatagcaaaTCCTCATGTTTCAAGCCTTAACCTCATTTTTCCGTCTTTAAAATTAGAAGAGGAAGAAAGTGAAAATAGCATTGCATTAAATATTACTTTCTTTTTACTTCATATAGTTTGAGCAAACAAGAATTCACTGAAGACATAAGAGTATAAGACAGTGAACAAgaatacaagttttttttttccatattttcAATTAGATAATATGAGGAGCTGGAAAATGGGATGTTCAGCACTAGAATTTATCTAAACATACTTCACCCTGAACCTAGTTTACAAATCACCAAATTCACAAAAGTGAGTATAATTTCAAGACTTCAGCTTGACATGACATCATTTCCTTCTCTACAGTCCTCCAGCAGCAGCACACCTTTTATCTTGAAAAGTGGATTAATATCTTCTATGACAGTATGACTACATATCCAAGACTAAATAAAGGCCAAATACCCAATTCATTTTATCTtgggtgtattttttttttatccaagcAGAGCATAATAACAAAGTCAATGAAAGCAGAGAGAAAGTTACGAGAATTCTTGAAATGCATAAACTACAGGGTCAATTTTGGGAATGACCACTGGCAGTCTCTCAAAGAGCACAGAAGCAACAAGGTTCTCAGAGCTTGCGCTGAACCCTCGCCTTGTCAAGAGAGGTCGAAGTTGAACCAGTGACATCTTCATCCTGGATGTAAGCAGAACCATTAGATGcacaaaaagaatcaaaacaaataaatgaacaaatggagagggaaaatattttctatttgcaATTTCATTATTCTTGTTTCCTGTAGATGCCTTAGCAGCTGGTTACCAATGCAGTCAACATGAAAACAACATTTCTCAGCTGCTACTGCTATTCACAACAAAATAACACATGGTTtatggttttaaaaaaactgacatctttaactcctgtcacaTATCAGTgctaaaatttcaaaacaaaatctcAGCAAAGACAGTACTAACAAGTAACAACAtgagcttgaaattgaaaatagaaatacATATCTAAGAAAGCAATCAATAACTTAAATTATCCCAAACGCAACATAAATTGAAAAGTTTCCAACGCAAATATTGAATTCGATGCAACAGCGTGTCACTTATCTAATGGCGTTGGGGGTTTCCTTTGGATCAGAATCTATAATTTAGAGAAAGAGCGATACAAAgcagagataaaagaaagaaatagcaATGCccaaatagagaaagaaaagagcTTTCTTACGTTAAGCAAGCGTATCACCCGGCAATATCATTCCATTCGGAACAATATGAGGTAGCTGTTGCAGCAATGGGAACTGGAGAAGTGAAGAAGGGTTTTGGAAGTAGGGGAGAGAGGGAGCAAAAGCAAAAGCATCAAAGCTAAACGATGCCGTTTACAAGtcacttaatatatattttttagaaaataacatttaattattttaaaattcaatatatatatatatatatatatatatatatatatataattattttattattgtttaaaatttattttcacattttaattttatataaataatttgtaaacaatcatataaaaatctatttatataaatatatatatatatatatatatatatatatatatatatatatatatataaagagagaatttgtctcattattttatttttaattattttttaaaatttaagtatataTTTAAACAACTAACAAGTGAGTAGAGTTAATCTCGTAgattaaaactattttacttaatattttaattaaaaatatattgtaaaattttttaacGAATATTATTTAACAGTCTTAAACAGAATGGGCTGagttatatatttcaaaaataacctAGAGGAAATAAGCAGTAGGACCATAAAAGAATATCAACAATATGATTCTCTTGTAAAGGCAGAAAATAGAGttaaattgtgattttaaaaaaaaaaatatcacaaaccTTCTGGTAAAATTAGACATTGTCTTATAAAGTACTCAGAAGATGATTTTAATAAAGCGATTTTATCAAAGCTTTTGAAGAACTGTTTTCTGAAGAACTCACAATTCaatgataattaataaaattagataaaaagagATGTAACACAACAATTTAGATTGGTTCATCATAATTAGTGAGATTATATCTAATTTTTAGTATTACATCAAATTTTACTATCTTTTAGATACACGTATTCTTTTTACTCAAAGCAAATAATCTAAGTATTTTTTCTTACTACAAAGTCATTTTTGGTTTCAAagcaaaatatttgttaaaggtAGGATGATGCACATGTGACTATTATCATCTTATAGACCAGACGTGTATACAAATGAAGTTTCCTATCACTATGCACATgatttataagatattttaagaGCATAAGAAAACTTAGAAAAACTTGTACAAGGAATTTGAATACTTGTTAGTGTTGATCATTATTCGGGTCTCTAACTTTAacatttcaaaactttttctatttatagattTAATGAGGAAGACTTGTTTTCCTGAACAACTTTCTTCTTCCATCTGCATATCGTCTTTTAATGAGGTATTTGTTAAAACATTAAACGTATGTCATCagtttatcaaaatatattgataaaacaTTCCGCTTATCTTTCTTGATAAACACTCAAACTCTTGCATCAGTGGTCAAATTGTCTTTTGTGTAGTCAAATACAATGTAATTTGCTTTTGACACATTTTTAATAGAATAagtaattttatcatttgaattctctcattttcttcgacatatcttataaaaaataaggaacATTCTctgcaaaaaaatcaattgagcaGAGCATTAATCATGATCATAAATACTATATACTTAGCGTTTGTTGGCTATTATTGTTTGATGGATCAAAGCAGATACGCAACATTGCTTCCATCTGCATGCGATAAGATGgaatctttaaaatttaatatttatttgtattttgagGATCCTGATTGGGGTTTGGAGAAAAAGAACAACGGCTTATGAATTAAGCTATTCACAAAAATTCATTATACACTCAAATCAATTGCTAAAAatgtttaacaaataaattataaaataatttataatctaGATAAAgtcttaaataataaaatattctaaaataatattacatgaCCACTAATATTCTTCACAAACAATATATTAAACAGAATagaatatttcaaaaacaaatttaaaaaaaaaataaatatatatatatatatatatatatatatatatatatatatatatatatatatatattgataatgtAAACTTTTAATATGATTATTGAATCACATTATTATGTATTCAATTACTTTCAAAGAAAGGGAAGCatatttatagaataaaaaaataggtagCGCGGAAACAATATTGATACCTTGCATggaagtaataataataaaaaaagcacTGACGCATCAAAAGCTTTAAATTTAtggaattttatttattcataactCCTTGAACTAGATGATCCACACAAAGGACCGTCTCTTTAAGCTAGCAGGATACACCTGCGTACTATAAATATAGTATATAGCAATCTAGGATTTCTTAGAATGCTTATATGAGCACTAGAAagcatattaattaataattgctTAAGGTTTTAATAAGTGACAGCACGAGCTTATGAATCTATTATCAGCCCACAAAGGATGGATACTTTTCTAGAGCATTGGATGGGAGAGATCCATGGGAAATGGATTGCCCAGAACATTATCCATGTAATAGTGTGGATGGCTTGGATCCATCACCACAAACTGCATGTCCTCTGAAGGCTTCCAGTGCCGTTTCCTTTGATTAATAAACCAGTTGTTGATTTGCTTCTGATCCAGACCTGTCGACTCTGCAAGGGCCAGCTTCTGTGACTCctgttattcaattaaaaataccaTGTAAATTATGAAAGctgttctcatttttttaagggatctataagtatttatattattaaaactaaaagtACAAACAGCACAATTTAATTAGTCAAAATTCACGAGTCTCTTTAATTTGATAATGGTAACATTGAGTAAAACACAAATGAATTTCCACAAATAAGTGTTGAAAAGAGTATTAAAGAGGATACTTTATTACAAAAAgtaatgtttaattattaatttagtctCTACTTGTttgctttttattattttgattttacatGTAAAAATCGTTAGTTTAAGTCCTAAACAAGCATATTCATTTCACTTCAAGTTTGATCTTtgacacataattttttattaagttttacTTACCTTCTAATCAAACTCAAGATTAGTCAGAGTCATCTCTTTCCCGTGATGAAATGAGGattaagactaaaaaaattatatgttggaGTAAAACTGCCAGAAAATGTCTATTGTGGAAGAGATTTTCCAGCAATTTAACAACCGCCGAAAACATTTTGTAGTGATCAACGTCAGAAGACCAAATCGCATTAAATTTGCTCATTCAAGGACTAAAGCTTACAATTTTAACTATAGGgtcaaaacagaaaaagtgtGGACAAGTATTGaaaccaaattaataattaataattaaacctaaaagtAATCACTCCTTTAATTAGCTATTTATCAAATCATTAGGAAAGGACTGAGTAATAGATTCAACATACGGATGGGTAAGGCCATTTGTAATGTCTGCTCCACCATTCAAGTAATTGTTGCCTTGCTTCTTTAGGTAGCTttcctttcttcctcttcttcatgaATTCTTGCTTCAGACTGCCCAGGTATCCGCTGTACTTGCGCAAAAGCTGACCCTTTAATTCCCTGTCCTCTGCCTGGGGATCTATCATGTTGTGTAGATCAACATCCTCTTCAGATGATCCATTCCTCTCAGCACCCTCGTTGCAAGCTGATCATCATATGAATCAACTCAATTATGATAAGATTAGATACTAATAGGATAGTATACATATCTTAGAAAAGAAAACGCTTGATTCAATATAGTAAGTTTTATCATTAATATCTCattataagtaaaaaagaagcatatatCAACATAAACATGTTGTGATATGATTGACAAATAATTATACTACTTTAAACATGTATTAAAAAATGACATCTATTAAAAAAGGTAAGCTACTCAATAGGATTTGAATGCATTGGGCTGGAGATACTTAAgttcaaccaaaataaaacaaattccaAGCAGTAAATAACAATCCAGTCAATTcttaaatcaatataaaaatccGAGTCTCTAAATTATTGTTAAAGAGAAATCTTGGTAGCACCAAGATGGAtggttaatttaatattatatcatataatataatcttaatatttagcaaataaaatataatataacctACTAAGAGGAATATTGTAggagaatttaaaatgatttaaggaAAGAATAACTACAAGTACAACTTGCAATCATTAGAAAATAATTGATTTCACCCATGAAAGTTTGCACTTGAATTGGTGCATAGGATAAAGAGCCGCGCGCCAATGTAAAACATTATTCCATGGATCAAAACTCAGATAATGGACGCTCCCTTTTTCTTCAGACCAGACAAAGTTAGGGACGAAAAAGTATACTCCTCGTGAATGTATACTTCTCTAATATGTAACTTATGAAGTACTTTTtaccaacaaaataaataaacaaattatgaaGCGCTACTTTATCAATATACATGCATAGACCCTAGTCAAGCCTATATAGAGCTTATTCCTATGCAGAAATTAAAACCAGGGGGAGACAAAAGTTGTAACGAAGAAAAGATCGAGGTGTAAGAATAGCTTATACACACAAAATCAAAGGCTTCCAGAACTCTCATGATCATTATTTATCAAGTAGAAAATGCATTGCCATTTTGTGGTATAAAAATATAGActacaattaaaatatcaagGAGCAAACAACATTAATAGAGTGATTTCCATATTAAACATATGCATAATAAATaagtagagagaaaaaaatactaaggGAGATTTTTTTCTGGGTATAATATACCAAGGGAGATATCCACCACCCTGAACAGTCTTTTTGGGCAGAACGACGCATTACACAAAAGATATACAAGGAGACTTCCATAATTGAAAAACCAACACATAAAGGGAACAAGAACATAAAGATCTTGATCGACACTATTAAATTAGTTTTCTCAACTCGAATTGAATCTTGTAAACAATTTGCATCAATAAGTGGAAGGTAGAAAACAGTGATTCACTAAAACTTGGTCAGGATTATGTCCAGAGCAACAGGAAATAAgattttaatcattttcattcataGTCATCAACAGCAGTAAAGTTTGACTAATATTTATGACTGTCATTCAATTGTAGATTTCAATGAACAATCAGTATTGTGTTGATATAACAGTGTGTGCATCCATTTCCAGTTTAAGACGTGCAAAGAAATTAGTACCGCAACAGTATGGTCATAATTCTAAGAACAAGTGTGCCAAATGCATCTGCACTTGTAGAGACAAGAACCTTTCTGAAAAAAAGCAATTAATATGCATAGTCACACTTTTGaaattacacaaatattttttaagaaaacaaataggGCGACACaactgaaaattttgaattcatcaTTGTTGCTAAGGACCAACAATCCTAACAGCGCTTAAACTCTTTAAGACTAACCAAACCCTTTAAGAAAAAGCCCAATGGCTTGATACGAATTAAAAGATGCACAGAGACACTCCTTGGTGTGTTCAATTTCTACTTTTAATTAGGAATTTGGGACAGGGAGGATCAAAATTCCACTTACCACCGATCAATCGTAAAAGGTTTCCCTTACTACAAGGACCTATTaccataataaataataaccgCATCATTTGGAATTTCGATACAGAGAGAAAACAAATGTAAAAGACaggaaaataaagagaaaaatatt includes these proteins:
- the LOC100805298 gene encoding 39S ribosomal protein L46, mitochondrial-like, translating into MKMSLVQLRPLLTRRGFSASSENLVASVLFERLPVVIPKIDPVVYAFQEFSFRWRQQYQRRYPDEFLDKSDARGKGDYQIDYVPAPRVTEADKNNDRRSLQRALDRRLYLLLYGNAYGAPSGKPVWHFPEKVYESEDTMRKCAESALKSVLGDLSNTYFVGNAPMAHMVVQPTEDQSRSTSFKRFFFKSQVIAKNKFNIGKCEDHVWVTKDELMEYFPEQAEFLNKMIIS